Proteins encoded within one genomic window of Gloeobacter kilaueensis JS1:
- the recJ gene encoding single-stranded-DNA-specific exonuclease RecJ gives MLPRQRWQIAAPVPDLAARLAGAFGLSPLVAQVLINRGITTCELAEHFLSPDSWVLPEPGAEFAQMGRAVELLAEAIVHNKPIAICGDYDCDGMTSTALLLRAVRALGGQIDYAIPSRMHEGYGINCRIVEEFFDRGVGLILTVDNGISAHGPIARAAELGMQVIVTDHHDLPDVLPVADAILNPKLMERTSPYAYLAGVGVAFVLAGELARRFEDNGDLQESLLELFTLGTVADLAPLVGVNRAWVLRGLARLPGSTNPGVQALLAVCGLLGRNDLKPEAIGFALGPRINAVGRIGDPVTVIELLTTDDPAVAAERAGECEQANQRRQVLCAQIEAEAIALVEAQQKDGLDLAQQRVLVLAQPGWHHGVIGIVASRLKERYGAPVFIAAIEGERVRGSARGIPEFHIYEALKFCADLLDGFGGHPMAGGFSLRGDQLEAFKVRLQDFARARLQPEQIAPLVEIDAAVQLAQINRALVEQLDRLQPCGLGNREPVFWVAGARVVQQKAMGKEGTHLQLLVSDGTAERRAVGWRQADYLPLPEFVDIAFSARRNEYQGTVKIELEVAGLRAATAAPFVLPAPPAFEESIEWHDHREGDGAAFLATFVPDQQRPVLLYGHERPQLPPGWPVHYDRPQENYRYEHLLLWSLPPSPLHLLWLLAVVRPRTVHLFAATVPAFHPWKLRHQLQASYRPGLPFEILRLSQHCWVSPRIVCEALVEERFLEDWRPVIDANLHGWLGAERLQLAEWYQSRADVLQELLRRPASLLQPLARSCDSLC, from the coding sequence ATGCTACCCAGGCAGCGCTGGCAGATTGCCGCTCCCGTTCCCGACCTGGCCGCACGGCTGGCCGGAGCCTTCGGGTTGTCGCCGCTGGTGGCCCAGGTGCTGATCAATCGCGGGATCACCACCTGCGAGCTGGCCGAGCACTTTTTATCGCCCGACAGCTGGGTGCTGCCGGAGCCTGGGGCAGAATTTGCCCAGATGGGCCGGGCTGTGGAGCTGCTGGCGGAGGCGATCGTCCACAACAAGCCCATCGCCATCTGCGGCGACTACGACTGCGACGGCATGACGAGCACGGCTTTACTCCTGCGGGCGGTGCGCGCCCTGGGCGGGCAGATCGATTATGCGATCCCCAGCCGGATGCACGAGGGCTACGGCATCAACTGCCGGATCGTCGAAGAATTTTTTGATCGCGGCGTCGGTCTGATTCTGACCGTCGATAACGGCATCTCCGCCCACGGACCGATCGCCCGCGCCGCCGAGTTGGGTATGCAGGTGATCGTCACTGACCACCACGACCTGCCGGATGTGCTGCCGGTGGCCGACGCGATTCTCAACCCCAAGTTGATGGAGCGCACCTCGCCCTACGCCTATCTGGCCGGAGTCGGGGTGGCCTTTGTTCTGGCCGGAGAACTTGCCCGCCGCTTCGAAGACAACGGCGATCTGCAGGAGAGTTTGCTGGAACTATTTACCCTCGGAACGGTGGCGGATCTTGCTCCGCTGGTCGGTGTCAACCGGGCCTGGGTGCTGAGGGGGCTGGCGCGCTTGCCCGGTTCGACCAATCCCGGCGTGCAGGCGCTACTGGCCGTCTGCGGTCTGCTCGGGCGCAACGATCTCAAGCCTGAGGCGATCGGTTTTGCCCTGGGCCCCCGGATCAACGCTGTGGGCCGCATCGGCGATCCGGTGACGGTCATCGAGCTATTGACCACCGACGATCCGGCGGTGGCCGCCGAGCGGGCCGGCGAGTGCGAACAGGCCAACCAGCGCCGCCAGGTGCTCTGTGCCCAGATCGAGGCCGAGGCGATTGCCCTTGTCGAGGCCCAGCAAAAAGACGGGCTCGACCTGGCTCAGCAGCGGGTGCTGGTGCTTGCCCAGCCTGGCTGGCACCACGGTGTAATCGGGATCGTGGCAAGCCGCCTCAAGGAGCGCTACGGAGCTCCGGTCTTTATCGCGGCCATCGAGGGCGAGCGGGTGCGCGGCTCGGCGCGGGGGATTCCTGAATTTCACATCTACGAGGCGCTCAAGTTCTGCGCCGATCTCCTCGACGGCTTCGGCGGCCATCCGATGGCGGGGGGCTTTTCGCTCAGGGGCGATCAGCTTGAAGCTTTCAAGGTGCGGCTGCAGGATTTTGCCCGCGCCCGCCTCCAGCCCGAGCAGATAGCGCCGCTCGTAGAGATCGACGCGGCAGTGCAGCTTGCCCAGATCAACCGCGCACTCGTCGAGCAGCTCGACCGGCTGCAGCCCTGCGGCCTCGGCAACCGTGAACCGGTTTTCTGGGTAGCCGGGGCACGGGTTGTCCAGCAAAAGGCCATGGGGAAGGAGGGTACCCACCTGCAGCTTTTAGTGAGCGACGGTACCGCTGAGCGGCGGGCGGTGGGCTGGCGGCAGGCGGACTATCTGCCGCTGCCCGAATTCGTCGATATCGCCTTTAGCGCCAGGCGCAACGAGTACCAGGGCACCGTCAAGATCGAACTGGAAGTGGCGGGCCTGCGCGCTGCCACTGCCGCCCCGTTTGTCCTGCCGGCTCCTCCGGCTTTTGAGGAGTCCATCGAGTGGCACGACCACCGCGAGGGCGACGGCGCTGCATTTCTGGCAACTTTTGTGCCCGATCAACAAAGACCGGTGCTCCTCTATGGGCACGAGCGTCCCCAGTTGCCCCCTGGCTGGCCGGTCCACTACGACCGCCCCCAGGAGAATTACCGCTACGAGCACCTGCTGTTGTGGAGCCTGCCGCCCTCGCCGCTGCACCTGCTCTGGCTGCTGGCGGTGGTCCGGCCCCGGACGGTCCACCTGTTTGCCGCCACTGTGCCCGCTTTTCATCCCTGGAAGCTCAGGCACCAGTTGCAGGCGAGCTACCGGCCAGGGCTGCCCTTCGAGATTCTGCGGCTTTCTCAGCACTGCTGGGTCTCGCCCCGGATCGTCTGCGAGGCGCTGGTGGAGGAGCGCTTCTTAGAAGACTGGCGTCCTGTGATCGATGCAAACCTGCACGGCTGGCTGGGGGCAGAGCGCCTGCAGTTGGCCGAGTGGTACCAGAGCCGGGCCGATGTGCTCCAGGAGCTTCTCAGGCGGCCTGCTTCGCTGTTGCAACCGCTGGCACGCTCCTGTGACTCCCTTTGCTGA